A stretch of Lathyrus oleraceus cultivar Zhongwan6 chromosome 6, CAAS_Psat_ZW6_1.0, whole genome shotgun sequence DNA encodes these proteins:
- the LOC127094495 gene encoding uncharacterized protein LOC127094495: MELRRRNTKKYTFKCPDLTELEKLGSMIVSPEDFRARYGRLMGILKTKVEDGVFNTLVQGSEKTPTSAAIVEALHLETSVVKDNFTKKGGILGLTSRFLLEKAFIFVEADSRDAFEAIFSLLIYGIVLFPNIDDFVDVNAIRIFLIDNPVPTLLGDTYHSIHHKTKKGGGTILCCEPLLYKWFISHLPRSRLFRENPQKLRWSQRFMYIDQGSIHWYDPSYDVGVIINSCGELRNVPLLGVHGGINYNPILARPQLGYPMVDKPDNLLLSGFFYLNEEESSGLKDRIIHAWRNIHRKGKDQLGRKNYVAFEPYTQWVCAKASEFKMPYTLEKPLFPFAVTSSSAIPIEKRIG; this comes from the exons ATGGAACTTAGAAGGAGGAATACAAAGAAATACACTTTCAAATGTCCTGACTTAACAGAGCTGGAGAAGCTTGGTTCTATGATAGTTAGTCCAGAGGATTTTAGAGCTCGGTATGGAAGACTTATGGGTATcttgaagaccaaggttgaagatggAGTTTTCAACACACtggtaca GGGTTCAGAGAAGACCCCTACATCAGCAGCTATTGTAGAAGCACTTCACCTAGAAACGTCTGTTGTGAAGGACAACTTCACTAAAAAAGGAGGGATTCTAGGTCTAACCTCTAGATTCTTGTTGGAGAAAGCCTTTATCTTTGTAGAAGCAGATAGTAGAGATGCCTTTGAAGCCATTTTTTCTCTACTCATTTATGGAATTGTACTCTTCCCAAACATTGATGACTTCGTGGATGTTAATGCTATACGAATCTTCTTAATTGATAACCCAGTACCCACATTACTTGGAGATACCTACCATTCTATCCATCACAAGACTAAGAAAGGTGGTGGAACCATTCTTTGTTGTGAACCTCTcctatataagtggtttatttctcacttgcccAGATCTAGGCTCTTTAGGGAGAATCCGCAGAAGCTCAGATGGTCTCAGAGGTTCATGTACATTGATCAAGGGAGTATACATTGGTATGACCCCTCCTATGATGTTGGAGTAATTATTAACAGTTGTGGTGAATTACGTAATGTTCCTCTCCTTGGTGTACATGggggaattaactacaaccctatcCTTGCCAGACCCCAATTAGGATATCCTATGGTGGATAAACCCGATAACCTTCTGTTGTCAGGTTTCTTTTACCTCAATGAAGAAGAGAGTTCCGGTCTGAAGGACAGAATCATACATGCTTGGCGCAACATTCACAGGAAAGGAAAAGACCAGTTAGGAAGAAAGAATTATGTTGCTTTTGAGCCATACACCCAATGGGTTTGTGCTAAAGCCAGTGAGTTTAAGATGCCATATACTCTTGAGAAACCTTTATTCCCTTTTGCTGTAACATCATCGTCCGCCATTCCTATTGAGAAGAGGATAGGTTGA